aaaatattttgtttctactCCGTTTTAGCATAAACGTACAGAGCCATTCACTGTTCTTATAAGTGTCCACCACTAGAGGTCAGTATAATATTTCCAGATTGAATAAACAAGTCTATTTCCCTTTAAACATAATATTATCCTGTTCATATTGAACCGTCACTGCTCTTATAATTGgctccaaaaaaacaaaagaaaagaaaaaaaacaaattaacaaattttacatttaatataatttcttcCAGCTTTTTTAGCTTGATCAAAAGCTTACTGTTATTGATGGTGTGAGCATTCTCCAGAGCTCCCAGCTGCTGCAGACGAGCATGCAGGATCCCCGCCCTGCTACGAGACACAGGCAGAGTCAGAGACTTTCTGTCTGCGGCTACAGGTCCTGCTCCCTCCTGACTCCTGGGAGAAAAATGGAAGACACCATAACATTTAGGCTACTGGTGAGAGCAGAAATCACTCATCCATTTACAGATGTCTCTATAATTTGAGTGTTTTGACatgtgaaacaaacaaacaaaaaaaaagagcagcggACAAAATACAGCCGATATTAAAGTGTGGAAAATCACCATCATGCACTTAAACTAGCACAGAGAGAATGAAGGAATAAAGCTCTTACCCGTGCAGGAGGGGCCAAGGGCCACAAACATATTCACAAAACAACTTGGCAGCAGTGTTAAAGATAAAAGATAAAGCCAAGAACTAAAGATTAAAACCTTCTGAGCAGTtagacgtgtgtgtgtgtgtgttattgcacagattaaaaccattttattttatttcaagaattaaatcaataaactatgTGATCAGACAGACTTTACCTAGCAATGAATCTTTTCCCCATGTATCTGAACTGATGGAGGCAGATTCTGCaggacaaaaatacaaacaaataacttagcagcaaagaaaacacattttagggAACATCATGCTGTGTCTCTTGAACCAGACTGCGGTGAACTCGGTGAAATCGTTATATAGAGTTTCTTTTCACCGCCTCCCCATTGAGGCAGTCAATGCTAGTACTTACTCTATTAGAGTAAAGAAGTCCATTAACTCTGATGGAGTTGCTTTGTTCCAATATGCAAACAGGGCTTCTACAGGTGGCggaaaggaaaaataaaccaGCAAGAAAGCATTAATATGCTGCATAAAACATGCTGTTTAATACAGAGGCTTGCAAAGTGTTGGAACCTCTTGAACTCGTTCTCATTTTGACacctaaaaacaacatatttcaaTGTAATCATTAGCTAGATCTGCCCCAACATTCCCAGTAATACTTGTTAAAATCCATCTTTCCCTTAACATCAATGTCAAATAAGGAAATTTATCCCCCTTACTTTGCAGacgttttatgtttttatttatttaagaaccTAAAAATGGcaatgaaattttttttgttgtctagGGGCCAAGTTGAAAACTTATcttttcccatttatttttactctaagGTATTTTGCAGAAGTGAATTGCGtgatctattacataaaatacactgaagtttgtggtttgaatatgataaaaaagaacaagttCAAGGCACTGAGTAATCCAAGTCCAACCTGCAGTCCTACCTTCTGACATGCTCTTGAGGATGTGCAGAAAGCACATGAGCAGGTTTCCGATCTCGTCCCGGTCCAGTTTGTCGCAACGCAGCACGGTACTGCCCACTGCTGACACACACTGGCTCTGATGTAAACAGCAAGAGAATCAATGTTGGTATAAGTTGGCAAAGTAGAGGCAAAAAGCCCAAGCAGAGCACTCAAAAGAAAACCCCAAACAAGAGTCAGAGAAGTCCACTCAGTTGACGCTACAACAGCAAAGAAGTGGAAACACTTCAAATAAAGGGTTTATAATGAGCCGATGGAGAGCCACCCAAAGTCACACTGAGTACTTGTACTGGTCCGTTTTCCCAATGTCCTCCGTCCGGTCCAGAGTCTGCAGCTGCTTTCTGAATCTCAGAGTCTCTGTCCAGCAGCAGGTCAGGCAGAGGCACAGTGAGCAGAGAGAAGTCCATAGTGACCCGCTTGGTAGTACGGTTCAGAGGCGGAGCACACTCCTCTGGGTCCAGGGGAAGGGGGGGCACATTGACAGAGTGCCTTCTGGGAAATCTCTCAATGTGTTGGAGTTGGGAGGTCAAAGAGTGCCTGTGTGACCTCTTTAAGGAAGGGGTGGCAATAatgtagaaatgaaagaaatgagTCAAAACACATTGGGTGGGTAACTTTAACACATAAAACTAAACAGACTACCCCACACTGTAGGACGCAGTGCACAGATGCTTActagtaaaaatactcttaattattttgtagattttgtcacattacaatcatAAATATTAGGATTATATGTGAGAAACAAGCACAAAGTGTTTTGCAGAATCACAGAACAGGATTTATGATTAGGTGACTTTACACACAAGTGGTGTCTATTTATTATAGCGCTCAGTTAACCTGAAACCCTTTACCCTTTACTCTGATAAAGGGTAAAGGGTTGATTTTTCCAGCCTTTTACCCTTTATCAGAGTAAagggctggaaaacacaaatgtaCTTCACAGATTTTAGagttttagatgtaaaaaagaaaaaaaaagagttggaaaacaacatttttccttCCGTCTCTCAAGTTATGCCCTACTTTATATTATAAATGTAATCgaatacattgaaatttgtagACTCagcttgacaaaatgtgaaaagtttaaataagtaaaaatacttttttttgaaGTATACTTgtatctgtttcttttttcttttctgggaACACAGAAgctattttgattttctttcataaaggggagtaataatataacatgatgtaaaggtCAAAAAAGTTGATTGCTCCTTGAACCGATTTGAATTTCTGGTCCTTTTTAGCATCCTTTATGGTGAGTAACTGTTGCCATTGGATAGTAATTGACATATTGGAGTAGGCTTTTCAAATGCCAAACATGTGACGCCTTAAATAATAGATAAGAGCTTAATCTAGACGCACCTTCTCCAAAGAGTTGGTCTTGTCACTGCTCTTGTCCAGAAGGCTGTTTGCAGAGTCGGTGGAGGCCAGAGAGCCTCTGGAGTCTGCGTGGTGAACCGAGCTCACGTTAGGAGTGGAGCTGTGAGGAGAGGCTAATGAAGGAAAATAGGATATATTAGCGCTCTCAGTGATGTTTTAGCTGGAGAATCGTTTGAAGCAAGGCAGCGAGGAGTCGGTCACCTGTCCCAGAAATGACCCCAAACACATCTTTGTGGAGCGCGTTTTCTATGCAGCTTCCAGGTTTTTGGGGAGTCACCATGGAGTTTGGAACAAGGGAGTCTTCCCTCATGTTCtgacaaggaaaacaaaaaccaaaaaaaacacaaccaccACCAAAGAGTGAGAAAGATCATCTGCAATTTGGATTCCCACCACCAGGTGGCAGGCTTACATTGTGGTTGCTGAGGGGAGCTGAGTCCTTGATGTCAAGCCTGTAGACGTTTTCCTGAAGAAGGCCAAACAGCGGGAGGTAGAGCGTGGCGAGTCTGGCTTGGTgactctgaaataaaacaaaaaaagattttactaataaatttattttagaagttaaaatctctaaaactatttctgttttaaataaggTAAAGAAGTTACTAAACAAAAAGGCTTTGtatattttctattatttactGATTGGGGGATTATATAGACACCCAATATTTATACAGTCAAACTTATTGAAACTGTTCTAAAATTCATGTGCAAAGcacataaaccttttttttttactatacaATATTCTAAacagatttgtaaaaagaaaaagcaaatacaacttaaaaggaacagaaattttaaaaaaaatttgattcaaAACGACGACAATGAAAAAATGAGTTTGAGTTAAAGGTGGCAGTTTATGGAATAATCTAAATCTCTTTCTGCAttcaaaagaaattagaaaattgTCACAATGAAGTCATATGGcatttgatttttgtgtgtatttgaaaaatgtcattaacagttttccaattttctttttatgtgaatAGAGGGTAGATATTATATGTTTATACTTCTTTTTGCTCCTTTTCGTTCATGATTTCTTGAAGTTGTTACATGAACTATTCACTTTAATTATtgagtgaaaaatgaaaatgaataaataaaaataaaaaatggaagtAAGGAGTCAGACTGTGTAGGTATTTTGTAACGTCAGATACACAATCAGAAAGCTAAAACAGCAACTAGCATTGCTTACCTTAGCAGCGTAGCGGTCGTCAAATGTGTGTTTGATCATGAGTCCCTTGAGCACCTGAACGGCGATCTGGCGGATGTCTCTGGGCTCCTGGAGGGCCCCGCCCACCTCCCGCAGCAGCAAGCCCACCAGGAAGTGGTTTCGGCAGAAGTCGTCGGTCAGGGAGTAGTCCAGCTGCAGATCTGCAGCAAAGCACAAATCAAGAGATGGaactttttgttaattatgaaacaaaaggcaataaaaaaaaggaggtTTATAGACGTGGTCACCTTGAAATCTCTGTATTCTGCCTTTGCCAAACGGCATGGGAAGGTTCAGAGGGATGTAGTGCTCGTGGTTGCAAACCACCCGCAGGAACTCAAACTTAAACTCAAACAGAGTCTGGAAGAGACATAAGATAAGCAACTTTTTATGGCAAACGATTAATCTTAGAAAGAAatctttgtgtttaaaaaagaaaaacacctttGGGTCTCCAGGCACGAAGCAGTTCATGTAGTTATTGATCTGCTTGAATACAAATCCTCTGTCCATGAAGGTGAAGCAGTGCTGGATGCAAAGTAGACAGTGAGTCACATTTTATCTTCCTAAAAGCTTCCCTAGTTGTTAAACATAAACTTTCCCTGCAGAGCAGAAGGGAGGAGGGCCAACCTTAATGAAAAGTGCCAGGCTGTGGTTGGCGTTGCGAGAAGCGTCAAGGTTATCCTTGTATTTCTGGGTGATGTGCGGCATCAACATGTTGACCAGAGTTTCCACGGCGTGGTAGAAGGACGCGGAAAAACGCTGGTTCCTCGAGAGCTGGGAACAGGAAACAGGGGGAGAAGGAGGACGGGCGTTAGGCTCGCATGGGATTACCTCAGGAAGAGaaggaaatagaaaataaaacacatactTTGACTTTACCGCTCTCCGTGAGGTAGTAAGCCATCGATTTTACCAGAGCTTCAAAGAAGTACCATGAGTGCTGCAACACAGAACAAAAAcgtcagtggaaggaaaagaaaagttaGAAGTGGGATCTGGTTTAACTTACCAGATAAACACTGAAGTATGAGAGTGAACATTTTGATTAGCTATAGGTATACCATGTTGCTCACCACAGTTTCTTAATATGCAAACACCTGGTTTCTTTAACAGTTTAGTTGTGACAAACTCTATATGAGTTTATCACATTAAAACTCATTTGTGAAGACATTTGTACTTTCTTGTTATTGTTGTTCCCAGATAAATTGCTcttaaagataataataattgtaGAGTGTTCTACATCCAAAGCACAAAGTTAACTTTTGCCCACATTTACACTCAGAAAAGTAATTCAGCTGGAGAAACAAGAACATTAGagactgaaaagaaatttggGGATTCTGAAGAAATAGTAACAAGTCTTCGACATAAAGTGAAACTTGATGCCTGGAACGTGCTGAAAACATCAGATAAAGTGAGGGAGTTTCActtaaagtgaaaaagtttaGATTTGTAAAAATCAGTACAAACTAAATAAGAACTAATTCcttccatccaaccatccaagTACTGTATTTCCATCTGCAACTTAGTCCTGGTAACGTTAAGAGTGATTTTGCCCCTTTATAGTGTAAACCTTTGCATACAAATAGCATTTTTTCAGGTAAATTTGGTGAATTTGTGTTTAGTCCTACCTCTGTATTTGTACAGCAGAGTAATAAGCACGTTCAGGTTACCTTTAGCAACTTGTTGCTTGTTAAAAAGTCAGTGGATGGCTTGAGAATGGCCGTCATGGCTTTAGCCAGCTCTTCGTGAACCGTTCTTAGACAGATGGATGAGTAAGGCTCTGGcttaaacacaaactgaaaggagaaaaatatcaCTAGTATATGTTAGTTGTTCCAGGAACACACTGAATATCATTGTCAAGTGATATGATAACAAAACTTCACCTTGACGAAAGATCTTAGGTAATGCTCAAGTCCCTCCTCATGGCACTGCGCCACCACATGAACCATTACCCTGAAGaaaagcagaggagaaaaagggcaaaagaaatcacatttctgttatttcagtGTGACAGCAGGtcttgaaaaacacaaagagtgTGCCAAATGTCcaatgaaaagaagaaacatgGCATTTAGGAGAAAATATCTACCTGGTAACGTTGATGGCCACATCCTCATGTGTTGCTCTGGTGAGGATGCAGAACAGCTGGTTGAGGATTGTGGGCAGGAAGTTGACCATCACATGTCCCTCCATTGCATGAAGACTCTAAAAAAGATGGGGAAAAAATCCAATAATATTTGCAAATCTTAGcttttgaaaagaaatggtTACTAAATGAACTGAACTCTTGTTTGCTTTGGGTATTTAAGGGTAATGGAGCTCATAATACCTTCAGGTATTTAATCAGCTCTCCCTCTGAGGCTTGCTCTGACATGTCCATGCTTTGACAGTGTTGGAAGAAGTTGTGCAGATGCTGATCCTGGTGAAAACATGGGATGCGATAAATAATTTAACTGAAGAGACGGAATCATTGTTCTCAATCCAGAAAACCCCATAAAAAGACGCAGCAGGTCCTTAGATTGAGCATGAAGGAAGTGTGTTTACCTGAGTGTAAACCGTAGATACAAGATGGGTGGAGAGTGTGAACAGCGGTTTGCCTCCATCTACCCATTTAATCTCGGAGCCAGATTGCTGCAGTGATAAATGCGTATGAATTATTGTGCTGCATACTGATCAATGCAAAAGTGACTCTGAATATGAAAGCTGTATCCCCACATGGGATACTGCtttcatatttcataaaaacaaaaacagctcaatattaacattatttcaattttatgaTGTTATAATTTCATACTACATTTTTTGAATTTACATaacttttcctcttctttttcctttttctcattCGCTAAATAATTTTGGATCTAGACTTTGGTTAGATTAGAGATTCAAGCCTTTAAAGACATAAATTGCAAAAGTgatcaaacagatttttatgtgcagtcattaaagtttaaatctttttaactaCTTATTCAATATGGTAAATAATAGATAAGTTAATGAATGCTACAGTTGCCtgttaagctttttttttttttaaagtggcaCGAGCAGTAGACTGGAAGaagaatttatatttatttcagtgaagTCAACATAATTGTATGTATGATGGCCACATCCATCATACATGAACTGAACTGGTTCATGTATGAACCAAGTCAACATAATTGTATGTTGACTTCACTGAACTCAACATTTCAGTGAAgtgttgaaaaatgaaaacagcacacattttcattttcttatatttttgaaTACACAATGGCAAAtgtaacagtttattttatagCTTCAGTTGTTTGTCTTCTTAATTCATTAGAAAACTCACAATCttagagaataataataataaaaagatttttacaaaGCAAATTAGAAGAAAACAAGAGGAATATAGGAAACCCTGAACCGTATAataagttttgattttgtttactCATCTGCGCTTTgataattgcatttatttattcatttagttaTTTTGAACTAGTAAGAGTTGATGATGCCGTTTGCTTTTAGAGGTTTAGACAGAATAGTTCCTACTACATTTGGaaaatttaaactaaatgcatttatcaatatttattttcttcttttccttgtTTGCTATTTTTAGGCGACTGAATCTTGAACATTGTTGTTTCTCTATAGCCGGGCAGCAacagctgtgtttctgttttacaccAGGAGATTAAATTGAAATGCTAAAGAATCAGATGCATATCAAGGCGATGCTGGTACATTATTTGCCTAAAGCGGTGCATCGTCTTTCACTACTGAAGCATGAGGGACAAAACTGTGATGGGGTTTTACTGTACAGCGGAGATTAGAATATGGCtgtaattaaaatcataataaagaAATCTCCATCAAACACTTCAGAGGCCTGTGTTATAGATTAAAGCTAAGCAGATTTCTGGGGCGTTTGGTGTAAAAGCCTGCGGGGCCTGCATAAGGTCCCAATCCAATCTCAGCTAACAAGATTTCTGTCTTTTAACCTTGAGACGCTAAATGAAATGACAACGGTTCGGTTGTGTTATCATATTTGAGGCttgaatacaaataaatttgcagAAAATTCAAGAGTCAAACGTCTATTCATATCCAGACCCTCACGTGGCCTTTCGCACGCCAatctaaaaatctaatttcttaaCTGTTGTCACCTTGCTAGCGCCATCCTGGGAGCTGAGGTAGCCAGCAGGTAGATTTGCAGcgacaggaagctgctgttcGTTCATGATGACCCTGCCGCCGTCCTTCAGGAGCGGCAGCCAAGCTGAACCCACTGaacacagtaaataaaaaaagatgtagCTGTGTGTTTGTTACAGTTTACACAGAAATGAACATATATAAGATATGCCCAGGGGTATTTAGCAGCCTACCAGGAGTCTCTACTACATCCTTCTTCTTGCTATTGTTGTCACAGCTGACGTGATAGAAGCTGAAGAGAAGGTGATGTTTCTCATGCAGCTGAGTCGGCAGCTCTATTTTAATCTGTAGGCAGAAATATAAAGAGATTCATTCTTCCTCTGATTTATTGACGATTCAATCTTCGAATAAGCCTTTACATAAACTAACTCTAATGAGGAACAGCAAGCAGGAATACCTCGTCGTAGAACTCGGGGTTATGCTGGTGGTGGAGAACGGCTGCGTAAGCCTGTTTGGTGAACAGAGGTCCTCCGGGTCGGCCGTAGATGCACTGCAGCAAAGACGGATGTAAGAGATGAAAGagtgaacaaatatgtaagCGTTTTGCACCTTTAGACCTTTCTAGGCTCTCTTTCACCTGCTCTCACAAAGCATAATGTCGTCTGCAAACATTGTAATCCATGAGGGATTGTCCAATATGTAGCTATATATAAGTTAAagattttttactatttttctgCTCAAGAGTTTGGGGGgagttttgggggttttttcaacCTAGAGCACTCAAACAGATATAATGAGAAGAGCATAGTGTTTTGTGTAAATGTACCTTCAGTTGCTGGGCTTCGTCCTCATCAGAGTCCTTAAATTCAACACATACAGCAATGTTCCTTGCCTGCAAATGggtgacaaaaacacaaaaatacaaattaaaatcaggaGATAAACATGGAGAGTGTAAATTTGTGTGTGTACAAACACTTCAAGTAGATTTCCGAGAGTTGCCTTATTAAATATCTTTGGCTTCCTGTAACCAGCTGAcctatttggaaaaaaaacattcaaaaaccCACTCCTCTGTTTTAATATATTAATCAAAAGCTGACGCTTGGCATGCAGATAATTCTCTCCGGCTCTGCAGCTGGCCTAAATGAGCTGGAGGCCGTTGCCAGTCGCCTCATGGGCTGAACAGGAGCACAAAGTGATGATTATAAGAGAATGCCTGCCAAATAGAGGAATTGCTTTCCAAATAGGATAGCTTATATGCTTTGGACCTACAGTTCATGTTGCAGATAAGCTCTGGCtattcaaaacaacaaattaaaagaatgtatgcattttttcttttgttatgtaaaaaacaacaacacaagcTTGGGGATAAACGTGAatgaaaagacaataaaacattattttggttATGGTAATGCACTGTAACTACATGCCATCACTACCTTTTCTATACGCACCTTTGCAAACGATTTTTGTCCGTCATACTTGAGGTGTTTCGGGTAAACATACAGGTGGTTTTTATATATAGTGAATGGTTGGGCGCACTTAGCAATACACGGCACAAACTCCTCCACCTCCAGGAGAGCGCTGCCTGAACCATTTTGTTCAAAGTTTCTTACAGGGATGTATGAGGTAGTGACACAGTCTGCAAGCAGCAAGGTTAGAGGGATACTTATTAACTTCTAGTCATTTAAATAGATGATTAGAAGAAGTtctgagaaaattaaataaataaaggtttacTGGGTACGTCCGGTGCGACGTTATCAATAGTAACATCTAAGTTCCCCAACAGCACAGGGAGTTTGGCCATTTTTTCTGGTCTGCAGGgaaaacagaggaagaagaacTTATTAGAAAAATACCAAAGCACATTTGGAGGACAGGAAAAagaataataacaacaacaacaaaactcccTGAACACAACATACTTTCTGAAGTCAGTGAGGAGCTTGAACATGTCCTCGTCAGACAGCTTGCTGCTGTCCTGTCTGTAAAGAGCTGAGAAGCGAGCGTTTTTCTCCAGAGTTCCTGATGCATCCTTGAATACCGgcctgcagaggaaaaaaacGTAAGAACCTGAATATATGGGATAGCTAGGCGTAACACATTTATACAACTTTATGTTAGATTTGCATGCCAATATGACagacaacacaaacagaaaatagacTTGGTgtttaaaggctttttatttttacttttaagtgAAGGGTTTTATCTacctttttcaaaatattttattgtaataataCTCAGTTGGCACCTTGCCGACAATTTACTCCATGTTTGTGATGAAGTAGATGTCTGGCAAAAATAGTGTTTTCAAATGCACAAtatgaatgatttttttcagaatatcGATCTTTACTATAGTTTCTGTCTCtattgtttgtatttcaaaCCAGAATTTTAGATCCCTTTaagattatattatatttattctatATATAGCTGGCGGAGAAAGTCGGCCCAACCAGGACTCTTCCCTTTTGTTCTGGGAGAATCTGAACTGACTTTATCTGAAAGTCTGTGAACTTTTCCAGTTCCCATCGTTTCTCCCGCTCACAAACCCTTTCCATCAGAATTACTATTCTATTACTATGTGAAATAGGTGGAACATATCTGGAGTTTTAATGTCGGTACCCTCAGTGCACAACCACCTGTCCATCTACACCACATCGAGTCTATCGTAAGCCAACTTCGCACCTTGCAGCCCAGGCAAACGGCATCCTGTACTGTCCCAGTCTGCTGCAGGCTGTCTTGGTGTTCTTCAACACCTTTTGAGCCACCTAAACaagaatgtatttatttaatgtgattATCTACTAATACAAGAAGGTGAATATCTCTGCTTGTGTACTCACTTTGGTGGAGTCTGAGCTCTTCATGTAAGGTTCGGTGCAGTGGGTGATGCCCCCTTGGAGGACCTTCTCAATTCTGGCAACCAAGAAGATCTCTGGGTGGGGGCAAGTTACAGAGAAGACCCCCTGTGTGGGGTAGTGAGGAGCCAGGCCAAGGGGACCATCGCCGATGATTTCCGAATTGGACCCGTTGCCTTGACCACATGTCATTTGGCGAACCAAAGGGTGGTTGAGATCCACGCGGAAGTCGGCGGAGATCTTTCTGCTGTTCTGGACATCGAACAGGGACAGGACCACGTAGAACGGTTCAACCTGTGGAGAAAGAAGAAAcacaggaaggagaggagatgaaatgttttgtaaaggCCAAGAGAAGGAGTGAAATATCAAAGAAGACAACAGATGTTCCTCCTCCCAAATGTACTTCACAGTTTTCGTCCGGCCCAAATGGATCTTATTGTTTACGCTTTCCACCATCGTTCCCATTACACAAGGCTCTTTATCTGAGGTTCGTGCAGCCTTGTGCTAAGAGCTTTCACGGCTAAGCATCTTGTGTAAGGAAGAGTTCTCCTTTCACTAAAAGTGACGTCAGGAAACCACATTTAGTGCTAATGCTTCATGTGAAGCCCTGGCTGGGAGTCAGGATACCAACCCATCAATATGAGCTTTAACAATCAACCATCCAAATGGGCCATGTGAACAATTTAAAACTCCCTGGCATTTGCGTAAATGCCGGGGAGCACTTCAGACTCAAGTGAACTTTCTGCTCAACAACAAATGCATCCGAAGCTCTCAAGCATACGTTAGTGGTGGGCCCCTCTTCGTTTTCTGTGACGCAGCCCTGCAGGTTGAATGACAGGTTGTGACAGCTGACCAGGACTCTCTTCCCGAACTTCTCTTCAAACGGACGCACATCTGGTTCGATGCCAGAAAAGTCCAGTTTCTGTGACAAACCGTAGTTGTTGTTGTTAGAAGGCTTCAATCTTGTCACAATACTTATAACCCAGAACGTCCTCACCTGAGTGTCTGGATCCAGAGTAAACAGCTTTAGGCGAGCTTCACTTCTCATTCTGGATTCAATATCTCTGGCAGTCTGGTAgaaatcaaatgaaatgttttaaaaaacgGCTGTTACCTGGGCAGGATATAGAATAAGTCGGAAAGCACTTGAATCTGGTATCTGGTGAGAGCTGTAAAGCAATACAAGTACAGTGACCTTTCTGTACATTTGTAATCAGATCTCTGGGAGGTCATTGGGTTTTTATTTCccaaaaattttgaaaatgatgTATCCTTTTCTCTCCCCTTTTCACCATGTTATCTTGGTctaacacataaaatcccaacaaaatgcACCACTGTTGCTTGTTGTGACCTAAAAACTTGTGcaaaagttcaagaggtgtgaatacttttgattaagaaaccaaaacaaaatgctgaaatgCAAGTATAAAGGTAACAGCAGCGAATAACAAATCTATCTGGGATCAtcaatgttgtttatttttaaagaaaacaaataggTCTAAGTGATTGTTTTTAGAATGCCACTCCCTCGGAGGAGAAGTATTCCACTTGGAGAAGCAAACACATTTATCCAGATGTGCGCAGAATGGCCACCAAGTGGAAAATGTGGCTCCAGGAAACACAGACATTTGACTAATTAGCTCAAAGCTTCGATTACAAATAACCAGGAGACTTTCTGCACATCAAGTCCTACTGGGGCTCACAAGCAGTAACAGATTTGATTTGTTGGGTGACATGAATGAAGGTGTAGCTTAAAAAGATAAACAGGTTACCTGAAAGTTGTCTTGAAAGCTTCCAGAGGAAAGCTCTGCTTTTCCATGCTCCTCATCTGTTAGAGAGATCAGCATGAGTTTTGTTAGCTGTAGATGTTATAGCAGAACCAGAatgaagtgttgttttttttttttttttgcctttctggaaacaccaaaagaaaaacatttaggtTAAGAAGCTATGGATGATTTTCAAAGTCTAACATTACTCCTTGGGGGggaaacttaaaaataaaaccatgcaaaaagctttaaaatccCACAAGATATTTGGAACAAATGCACTAGAAA
This region of Xiphophorus hellerii strain 12219 chromosome 24, Xiphophorus_hellerii-4.1, whole genome shotgun sequence genomic DNA includes:
- the LOC116716135 gene encoding dedicator of cytokinesis protein 9-like isoform X8; amino-acid sequence: MQCRTAKAPKREMVIESPQQYKSLAEIEAEVEGVPQVPAVKPKIIEPLDYENVLLQRKTQIISDVLRDMLQFPTEDFQISTLRRQGRTLLSTVPETAEKEASSLFVQECIKTYKSDWHVVNYKYEEYSGDFRQLPHKVLRPEKLAAHVFEVDEDVEKDEDAASLGSQRGGVSKHGWLYKGNMNSAISVTMRSFKRRYFHLAQLGDGSYNLNFYKDENTSKEPKGTIFLDSCMGVVQNSKVRRFAFELKMQDKTTFLLAADSEAEMEEWISILNKILHSSFEQAMQEKRNGDLNDDEEHGKAELSSGSFQDNFQTARDIESRMRSEARLKLFTLDPDTQKLDFSGIEPDVRPFEEKFGKRVLVSCHNLSFNLQGCVTENEEGPTTNVEPFYVVLSLFDVQNSRKISADFRVDLNHPLVRQMTCGQGNGSNSEIIGDGPLGLAPHYPTQGVFSVTCPHPEIFLVARIEKVLQGGITHCTEPYMKSSDSTKVAQKVLKNTKTACSRLGQYRMPFAWAARPVFKDASGTLEKNARFSALYRQDSSKLSDEDMFKLLTDFRKPEKMAKLPVLLGNLDVTIDNVAPDVPNCVTTSYIPVRNFEQNGSGSALLEVEEFVPCIAKCAQPFTIYKNHLYVYPKHLKYDGQKSFAKARNIAVCVEFKDSDEDEAQQLKCIYGRPGGPLFTKQAYAAVLHHQHNPEFYDEIKIELPTQLHEKHHLLFSFYHVSCDNNSKKKDVVETPVGSAWLPLLKDGGRVIMNEQQLPVAANLPAGYLSSQDGASKQSGSEIKWVDGGKPLFTLSTHLVSTVYTQDQHLHNFFQHCQSMDMSEQASEGELIKYLKSLHAMEGHVMVNFLPTILNQLFCILTRATHEDVAINVTRVMVHVVAQCHEEGLEHYLRSFVKFVFKPEPYSSICLRTVHEELAKAMTAILKPSTDFLTSNKLLKHSWYFFEALVKSMAYYLTESGKVKLSRNQRFSASFYHAVETLVNMLMPHITQKYKDNLDASRNANHSLALFIKHCFTFMDRGFVFKQINNYMNCFVPGDPKTLFEFKFEFLRVVCNHEHYIPLNLPMPFGKGRIQRFQDLQLDYSLTDDFCRNHFLVGLLLREVGGALQEPRDIRQIAVQVLKGLMIKHTFDDRYAAKSHQARLATLYLPLFGLLQENVYRLDIKDSAPLSNHNNMREDSLVPNSMVTPQKPGSCIENALHKDVFGVISGTASPHSSTPNVSSVHHADSRGSLASTDSANSLLDKSSDKTNSLEKSQCVSAVGSTVLRCDKLDRDEIGNLLMCFLHILKSMSEEALFAYWNKATPSELMDFFTLIEICLHQFRYMGKRFIARAGILHARLQQLGALENAHTINNMYCHTEADVNSQCLLEANVSTEVCLTVLDTLSTFIMGFKTQLNSDLGHNPLMKTVFQVHLCFLQIPQSEAALKQVFTSLRTFIFKFPCTFFDGRADMCASLCYEILKCCNSKLSFIRNDAAHLLYFLMKSNFDYTGRKSFVRTHLQVVIAVSQLIADVIGIGSTRFQQSLSIVNNCANGDKSIKHTAFPSDVKDLTKRIRTVLMATEQMKEHENDPEMLVDLQYSLAKSYTSTPELRKTWLDSMARIHNKNGDLSEAAMCYIHVAALVAEYLWRKGMFRQGCSAFRVITPNIDEEAAMMEDVGMQDVHFSEEVLLELLEECADGLWKAERYELIADVYRLIIPIYEERRDFEKLTHLYDTLHRAYTKVMEVMHSGKRLLGTYFRVAFFGQAAGFFEDEDGKEYIYKEPKFTPLSEISQRLLKLYSDKFGPENVKIIQDSGKVNPKDLDSKYAYIQVTHVTPHLDDKELDNRKTDFEKSHNIRRFVFETPFTVSGKKQGGVEEQCKRRTILTTTHCFPYVKKRIAVMYQHQSDLSPIEVSIDEMSAKVGELRLLCSASEVDMIRLQLKLQGSISVQVNAGPLAYARAFLDDSSAKRYPDNKVKQLKEVFRQFVDACGHALAVNERLIKEDQQEYHDEMKANYRDMTRELSDIMHEQINPVEDGTRSTLSDSMGIFNAISGTPNTNSQGSTTVL